A genomic window from Salvia hispanica cultivar TCC Black 2014 chromosome 5, UniMelb_Shisp_WGS_1.0, whole genome shotgun sequence includes:
- the LOC125187123 gene encoding uncharacterized protein LOC125187123, with protein sequence MAAPLSLSLVYKHKPLHLFAAQKPFSPLRCPSLSLPHSRRWRNLNPPDAFTPKNTKTWKISAEATPAENSQAIVPTSDDGVSTIISALLLIAFIGLTILTVGVIYIAVTDFLQKREGDKYKKEEAERKKKGSKKGKVRARARDGPRGFGQKIQQDDDDDFDLD encoded by the exons ATGGCcgcacctctctctctctccttagTTTACAAGCACAAACCTCTGCATTTGTTCGCCGCCCAAAAGCCATTTTCCCCTCTCCGCTGTCCATCACTTTCACTGCCCCATTCACGAAGATGGCGTAACCTCAATCCACCCGATGCATTCACCCCCAAAAACACCAAAACATGGAAAATCTCCGCAGAAGCAACTCCAGCTGAGAATTCTCAAGCAATAGTTCCGACTAGCGACGATGGTGTCTCGACTATTATATCAGCTCTCCTTCTCATCGCTTTTATCGGTTTAACCATTCTCACCGTAGGG GTTATCTACATAGCTGTGACGGACTTCTTGCAGAAGAGGGAGGGAGACAAGTATAAGAAAGAAGAAGctgagaggaagaagaagggtAGTAAGAAAGGGAAAGTTAGAGCCAGAGCTAGAGATGGACCTAGAGGTTTTGGGCAGAAGATCCAacaagatgatgatgatgattttgatcTTGATTAG
- the LOC125190604 gene encoding uncharacterized protein LOC125190604 isoform X1, with product MLISPSTSPQIIRTVWFYLFHQYIYDMATHKTIEPKRKQSFVRSWVPSLIFLSTLFFIGSALLLTDHKERFFGCSLHPTEVTKSKNCEKECIPDGTETLPRGIVTRTSDLEMRPLWGPPKKKKSKSPMNLLAVAVGIKQKKNVNEIVKKFQLTDFAIMLFHYDGNVDGWRDLEWSSDAIHVAAVNQTKWWFAKRFLHPDVVAAYDYIFLWDEDLGVEHFHVERYLSIIKEEGLQISQPAIDADKSEVHYTLTARKTNSTLHRRAVNLHGPGFKCFENNVDPPCTGFVEMMAPVFSRESWRCAWHMIQNDLVHAWGLDFLLGYCVQGNRTENIGVVDSEYLIHPGIPSLGGSGDGKTNAEIDRLASMTTTVEGFDGRTSVRISSYIELNKFKIRWGNAVREDECWVDPFHQPS from the exons ATGCTTATATCACCATCCACCTCCCCTCAAATTATACGTACTGTTtggttttatctttttcaccaATATATTTATGAT ATGGCAACTCATAAAACGATTGAACCTAAAAGGAAGCAATCCTTTGTACGCAGCTGGGTTCCatcactaatttttctttcaacACTCTTCTTCATAGGGAGTGCTCTGTTACTTACTGATCATAAAGAG AGGTTTTTTGGATGCAGTCTTCATCCAACAGAGGTGACAAAATCCAAGAATTGTGAG AAAGAGTGCATTCCTGATGGAACTGAGACACTACCAAGAGGTATTGTCACAAGAACTTCTGATCTGGAGATGAGGCCACTTTGGGGCCCTCCTAAGAAGAAG AAGTCGAAGTCACCAATGAACTTACTGGCTGTTGCAGTCGGGataaagcaaaagaaaaatgtaaatgagATTGTAAAGAAG TTCCAGCTCACTGATTTTGCCATCATGCTTTTTCATTATGATGGCAATGTGGATGGATGGAGAGATCTAGAATGGAGTAGCGATGCCATACATGTTGCCGCTGTAAACCAAACTAAGTG GTGGTTTGCCAAGCGGTTCTTACATCCTGATGTTGTGGCAGCATACGACTATATTTTCCTGTGGGATGAAGATCTTGGTGTTGAACATTTTCATGTTGAAAG ATATCTCTCAATTATTAAAGAAGAGGGACTGCAAATATCACAGCCTGCAATTGATGCTGACAAATCCGAGGTCCATTACACACTTACagcaagaaaaacaaattctaCATTACACCG GAGGGCTGTTAATTTACATGGCCCAGGATTTAAGTGTTTTGAAAACAATGTGGACCCTCCGTGCACGGG GTTCGTGGAGATGATGGCTCCTGTGTTCTCGAGAGAATCGTGGCGTTGTGCTTGGCACATGATTCAG AATGACCTTGTTCATGCATGGGGCTTGGATTTTTTGCTGGGGTACTGTGTACAG GGCAATAGAACCGAAAATATTGGTGTTGTCGACTCTGAGTATTTAATCCACCCGGGTATTCCTTCCCTTGGAGGTTCAGGAGATGGAAAG ACGAATGCTGAAATTGATCGGCTAGCTTCCATGACAACCACAGTGGAAGGATTTGATGGTAGAACTTCT GTGAGAATATCGTCGTATATCGAGTTAAACAAGTTCAAAATTAGGTGGGGGAATGCTGTGAGAGAAGATGAGTGTTGGGTAGATCCATTCCATCAACCCTCTTAA
- the LOC125190604 gene encoding uncharacterized protein LOC125190604 isoform X2, translated as MATHKTIEPKRKQSFVRSWVPSLIFLSTLFFIGSALLLTDHKERFFGCSLHPTEVTKSKNCEKECIPDGTETLPRGIVTRTSDLEMRPLWGPPKKKKSKSPMNLLAVAVGIKQKKNVNEIVKKFQLTDFAIMLFHYDGNVDGWRDLEWSSDAIHVAAVNQTKWWFAKRFLHPDVVAAYDYIFLWDEDLGVEHFHVERYLSIIKEEGLQISQPAIDADKSEVHYTLTARKTNSTLHRRAVNLHGPGFKCFENNVDPPCTGFVEMMAPVFSRESWRCAWHMIQNDLVHAWGLDFLLGYCVQGNRTENIGVVDSEYLIHPGIPSLGGSGDGKTNAEIDRLASMTTTVEGFDGRTSVRISSYIELNKFKIRWGNAVREDECWVDPFHQPS; from the exons ATGGCAACTCATAAAACGATTGAACCTAAAAGGAAGCAATCCTTTGTACGCAGCTGGGTTCCatcactaatttttctttcaacACTCTTCTTCATAGGGAGTGCTCTGTTACTTACTGATCATAAAGAG AGGTTTTTTGGATGCAGTCTTCATCCAACAGAGGTGACAAAATCCAAGAATTGTGAG AAAGAGTGCATTCCTGATGGAACTGAGACACTACCAAGAGGTATTGTCACAAGAACTTCTGATCTGGAGATGAGGCCACTTTGGGGCCCTCCTAAGAAGAAG AAGTCGAAGTCACCAATGAACTTACTGGCTGTTGCAGTCGGGataaagcaaaagaaaaatgtaaatgagATTGTAAAGAAG TTCCAGCTCACTGATTTTGCCATCATGCTTTTTCATTATGATGGCAATGTGGATGGATGGAGAGATCTAGAATGGAGTAGCGATGCCATACATGTTGCCGCTGTAAACCAAACTAAGTG GTGGTTTGCCAAGCGGTTCTTACATCCTGATGTTGTGGCAGCATACGACTATATTTTCCTGTGGGATGAAGATCTTGGTGTTGAACATTTTCATGTTGAAAG ATATCTCTCAATTATTAAAGAAGAGGGACTGCAAATATCACAGCCTGCAATTGATGCTGACAAATCCGAGGTCCATTACACACTTACagcaagaaaaacaaattctaCATTACACCG GAGGGCTGTTAATTTACATGGCCCAGGATTTAAGTGTTTTGAAAACAATGTGGACCCTCCGTGCACGGG GTTCGTGGAGATGATGGCTCCTGTGTTCTCGAGAGAATCGTGGCGTTGTGCTTGGCACATGATTCAG AATGACCTTGTTCATGCATGGGGCTTGGATTTTTTGCTGGGGTACTGTGTACAG GGCAATAGAACCGAAAATATTGGTGTTGTCGACTCTGAGTATTTAATCCACCCGGGTATTCCTTCCCTTGGAGGTTCAGGAGATGGAAAG ACGAATGCTGAAATTGATCGGCTAGCTTCCATGACAACCACAGTGGAAGGATTTGATGGTAGAACTTCT GTGAGAATATCGTCGTATATCGAGTTAAACAAGTTCAAAATTAGGTGGGGGAATGCTGTGAGAGAAGATGAGTGTTGGGTAGATCCATTCCATCAACCCTCTTAA